One Streptomyces sp. RPA4-2 genomic window carries:
- a CDS encoding Ig-like domain-containing protein, producing MNHVPRIRTVVSCATLVVAFGAATTACGSDSHPLAAKPYDAAGLISFNGPVEGDSSKVDPDKPLEITVNDDDERITDVTATDATGRYVSGELAADGTRWHSTSALAAGAHYTVQVSTEDEDGAQGRKSIGFDTTTPKAKKTLGVTFGPDAGEYGVGQPVTAQLSAPVKDKAARTIVERALRVDSTPATEGAWHWVDDKTLHYRPKEYWPAHATIQAHSNLKGVKVGAGLWGGTAKPLTLTTGDQLVALTDAGTHIMTVYKNGAAINKIPITTGKPGFETRNGVKVVLSKEYVVRMRGTTVGIAEGSSDSYDLPVYYATRVTWSGEYVHAAPWSVGSQGYANVSHGCTGMSTSNAAWFFNHVRVGDIVKVVNSNGAQMAAFDNGFGDWNVSWANWRSGSALVGGTPDGPPVAEKARLRPESV from the coding sequence ATGAACCACGTACCGCGAATCCGCACGGTCGTCAGCTGCGCCACGCTGGTGGTTGCCTTCGGCGCGGCCACCACCGCCTGCGGCTCAGACAGTCATCCACTGGCGGCCAAGCCGTACGACGCGGCGGGCCTGATCTCCTTCAACGGTCCGGTCGAAGGCGACAGCAGCAAAGTGGACCCGGACAAGCCACTCGAGATCACCGTCAATGATGACGACGAGCGCATCACCGATGTGACCGCCACGGACGCGACGGGCCGCTACGTGTCGGGTGAGCTGGCCGCCGACGGCACCCGATGGCACAGCACCTCGGCCCTGGCCGCCGGCGCCCACTACACGGTGCAGGTGAGCACGGAGGACGAGGACGGCGCCCAGGGCCGCAAGTCCATCGGCTTCGACACCACCACGCCCAAGGCCAAGAAGACGCTCGGTGTCACCTTCGGGCCCGACGCGGGCGAGTACGGCGTCGGACAGCCCGTCACCGCCCAACTCAGCGCCCCCGTCAAGGACAAGGCCGCCCGCACGATCGTCGAGCGGGCCCTGCGGGTGGACTCGACGCCCGCGACGGAGGGCGCCTGGCACTGGGTGGACGACAAGACCCTGCACTACCGCCCCAAGGAGTACTGGCCCGCCCACGCCACCATCCAGGCGCACAGCAATCTCAAGGGCGTCAAGGTCGGTGCGGGGCTCTGGGGCGGCACCGCGAAGCCCCTGACGCTCACCACCGGCGACCAGCTCGTCGCCCTCACGGACGCCGGCACGCACATCATGACGGTGTACAAGAACGGCGCGGCGATCAACAAGATCCCCATCACCACCGGCAAGCCCGGCTTCGAGACGCGCAACGGCGTCAAGGTGGTGCTGAGCAAGGAGTACGTCGTACGGATGCGCGGTACCACCGTCGGCATCGCCGAGGGTTCCTCCGACTCCTACGACCTGCCCGTGTACTACGCGACCCGGGTCACCTGGAGCGGCGAGTACGTGCACGCGGCGCCCTGGTCCGTGGGCTCCCAGGGGTACGCCAACGTCAGCCACGGTTGCACCGGCATGAGCACCAGCAACGCGGCGTGGTTCTTCAACCACGTGCGCGTGGGCGACATCGTGAAGGTCGTCAACTCCAACGGGGCCCAGATGGCCGCGTTCGACAACGGTTTCGGCGACTGGAACGTCTCCTGGGCGAACTGGCGCAGCGGCAGTGCCCTGGTGGGCGGTACCCCCGACGGTCCGCCGGTGGCGGAGAAGGCGCGCCTGCGCCCCGAGTCCGTGTGA
- a CDS encoding cytochrome c oxidase subunit 4, translating to MKVQGKMFLWLALFILIMAIVYGLWSKEPAGTTALFLGFGLSVMIGYYLAFTARRVDQLAQDNKEADVADEAGEVGFFAPHSWQPLSLGIGGALAFMGVVFGWWLLYFSAPLILIGLWGWVFEFYHGQDRTQ from the coding sequence GTGAAGGTCCAAGGCAAGATGTTCCTCTGGCTGGCCCTCTTCATCCTGATCATGGCCATCGTCTACGGCCTCTGGTCGAAGGAGCCGGCCGGCACCACGGCGCTCTTCCTGGGCTTCGGCCTGAGCGTCATGATCGGCTACTACCTGGCCTTCACGGCCCGGCGGGTCGACCAGCTGGCGCAGGACAACAAGGAGGCCGACGTCGCGGACGAGGCCGGTGAGGTGGGGTTCTTCGCCCCGCACAGCTGGCAGCCGCTCTCGCTCGGTATCGGCGGCGCGCTCGCCTTCATGGGCGTCGTCTTCGGCTGGTGGCTGCTGTACTTCTCGGCCCCGCTCATCCTGATCGGCCTGTGGGGCTGGGTCTTCGAGTTCTACCACGGTCAGGACCGCACCCAGTAG
- the ctaD gene encoding cytochrome c oxidase subunit I: protein MSILNEPQGAADADDSYENELPVRRKQPGNVVIKWLTTTDHKTIGTLYLVTSFAFFCIGGVMALLMRAELARPGLQIMSNEQFNQAFTMHGTIMLLMFATPLFAGFTNWIMPLQIGAPDVAFPRLNMFAYWLYLFGSTIAVGGFLTPQGAADFGWFAYSPLSDAVRSPGVGADMWIMGLAFSGFGTILGAVNFITTIICMRAPGMTMFRMPIFVWNVLLTAVLVLLAFPVLAAALFALEADRKFGAHVFDAANGGALLWQHLFWFFGHPEVYIIALPFFGIISEVIPVFSRKPMFGYMGLIGATIAIAGLSVTVWAHHMYVTGGVLLPFFSFMTFLIAVPTGVKFFNWIGTMWKGSLSFETPMLWATGFLITFTFGGLTGVILASPPMDFHVSDSYFVVAHFHYVVFGTVVFAMFSGFHFWWPKMTGKMLDERLGKITFWTLFVGFHGTFLVQHWLGAEGMPRRYADYLAADGFTALNTVSTISSFLLGLSILPFLYNVWKTAKYGKKVEVDDPWGYGRSLEWATSCPPPRHNFLTLPRIRSESPAFDLHHPEIAALDQLENAGHGSAALAGGKEAGK, encoded by the coding sequence GTGAGCATCCTCAACGAACCCCAGGGTGCCGCGGACGCCGACGACTCGTACGAGAACGAGCTGCCGGTGCGGCGCAAGCAGCCGGGCAACGTCGTGATCAAGTGGCTCACCACCACTGACCACAAGACGATCGGCACGCTCTATCTGGTGACGTCGTTCGCCTTCTTCTGCATCGGCGGCGTCATGGCGCTGCTCATGCGCGCCGAGCTGGCGCGCCCCGGTCTGCAGATCATGTCGAACGAGCAGTTCAACCAGGCGTTCACGATGCACGGCACGATCATGCTGCTGATGTTCGCGACGCCGCTGTTCGCCGGTTTCACGAACTGGATCATGCCGCTGCAGATCGGCGCGCCCGACGTGGCGTTCCCGCGGCTGAACATGTTCGCCTACTGGCTGTACCTCTTCGGCTCGACGATCGCGGTCGGCGGCTTCCTCACCCCGCAGGGCGCGGCCGACTTCGGCTGGTTCGCGTACTCGCCGCTGTCGGACGCGGTCCGTTCGCCTGGTGTCGGCGCCGACATGTGGATCATGGGTCTGGCCTTCTCCGGCTTCGGCACGATCCTCGGTGCGGTCAACTTCATCACCACGATCATCTGCATGCGCGCTCCCGGCATGACGATGTTCCGTATGCCCATCTTCGTGTGGAACGTGCTGCTCACCGCGGTTCTGGTGCTGCTCGCCTTCCCCGTCCTGGCGGCGGCCCTGTTCGCCCTGGAGGCGGATCGAAAATTCGGGGCACATGTCTTCGACGCGGCAAATGGCGGAGCCTTGCTCTGGCAACACCTCTTCTGGTTCTTCGGCCATCCAGAGGTGTACATCATCGCCCTCCCCTTCTTCGGAATCATTTCCGAGGTCATCCCGGTGTTCTCGCGCAAGCCGATGTTCGGTTACATGGGCCTGATCGGCGCGACCATCGCGATCGCGGGTCTCTCCGTGACCGTGTGGGCGCACCACATGTACGTCACCGGCGGCGTACTGCTCCCGTTCTTCTCCTTCATGACGTTCCTCATCGCCGTACCGACAGGCGTGAAGTTCTTCAACTGGATCGGAACGATGTGGAAGGGCTCACTGTCCTTCGAGACACCGATGCTCTGGGCCACCGGCTTCCTCATCACGTTCACCTTCGGCGGTCTGACCGGCGTCATCCTGGCCTCGCCGCCGATGGACTTCCACGTCTCCGACTCGTACTTCGTGGTGGCGCACTTCCACTACGTCGTGTTCGGCACCGTGGTGTTCGCGATGTTCTCCGGCTTCCACTTCTGGTGGCCGAAGATGACGGGCAAGATGCTCGACGAGCGGCTCGGCAAGATCACCTTCTGGACGCTGTTCGTGGGCTTCCACGGCACGTTCCTGGTCCAGCACTGGCTGGGCGCCGAGGGCATGCCGCGTCGTTACGCGGACTACCTCGCGGCCGACGGCTTCACCGCCCTGAACACGGTCTCGACGATCTCCTCGTTCCTGCTCGGTCTGTCGATCCTGCCGTTCCTCTACAACGTGTGGAAGACCGCCAAGTACGGCAAGAAGGTCGAGGTCGACGACCCGTGGGGCTACGGCCGTTCGCTCGAGTGGGCCACCTCCTGCCCGCCGCCGCGCCACAACTTCCTCACCCTGCCGCGGATCCGCAGTGAATCCCCGGCGTTCGACCTGCACCACCCGGAGATCGCCGCTCTCGACCAGCTCGAGAACGCCGGTCACGGTTCGGCGGCCCTGGCCGGCGGCAAGGAGGCCGGCAAGTGA
- the coxB gene encoding cytochrome c oxidase subunit II, which produces MSPNGSDRSPRRPMRRKLLQAMTAGLVLVTATGCTYKDFPRLGMPTPVTEEAPRILSLWQGSWAAALATGVLVWGLILWSVVFHRRSRTKVEVPPQTRYNMPIEALYTVVPLIIVSVLFYFTARDETKLLSLDKKPDLTVNVVGYQWSWGFNYIENVPGVTGDAKTDKNLDAIPDRFKTDFPVNAGGVYEAGTPSERNPQTHNPGPTLWLPKGKTVRFVLTSRDVIHSFWVVPFLMKQDVIPGHTNSFQVTPNREGTYLGKCAELCGVDHSRMLFNVKVVSPERYEAHLKQLAAEGQTGYIPAGIEQTGHEKNRETNNL; this is translated from the coding sequence GTGAGTCCCAACGGCTCCGACCGCTCGCCGCGGCGCCCGATGCGGCGGAAGCTGCTGCAGGCAATGACTGCGGGCCTGGTCCTGGTGACCGCCACCGGTTGCACATACAAGGACTTTCCCCGCCTTGGTATGCCCACCCCGGTCACGGAGGAGGCTCCGCGGATCCTCTCCCTCTGGCAGGGCTCGTGGGCGGCCGCGCTCGCCACGGGCGTGCTGGTCTGGGGTCTGATCCTGTGGAGCGTCGTCTTCCATCGGCGCAGCCGCACCAAGGTCGAAGTTCCCCCGCAGACCCGGTACAACATGCCGATCGAGGCGTTGTACACGGTGGTCCCGCTCATCATCGTCTCGGTGCTGTTCTACTTCACCGCCCGCGACGAGACGAAGTTGCTCAGCCTCGACAAGAAGCCCGACCTCACGGTCAACGTGGTCGGCTACCAGTGGAGCTGGGGCTTCAACTACATCGAGAACGTCCCCGGTGTCACCGGAGACGCGAAGACCGACAAGAACCTGGACGCCATTCCGGACCGGTTCAAGACGGACTTCCCGGTGAACGCCGGCGGTGTCTACGAGGCCGGCACTCCCAGTGAGCGGAACCCGCAGACGCACAACCCCGGTCCGACCCTCTGGCTCCCCAAGGGCAAGACGGTCCGCTTCGTCCTCACTTCGCGTGACGTCATCCACTCCTTCTGGGTGGTGCCGTTCCTCATGAAGCAGGACGTCATCCCGGGCCACACCAACTCCTTCCAGGTGACCCCCAACAGGGAGGGCACCTACCTGGGCAAGTGCGCCGAGCTGTGCGGCGTCGACCACTCCCGGATGCTCTTCAACGTGAAGGTCGTCTCGCCCGAGCGCTACGAGGCTCACCTCAAGCAGCTCGCGGCAGAGGGGCAGACCGGTTACATCCCGGCCGGCATTGAGCAGACGGGCCACGAGAAGAACCGGGAGACGAACAACCTGTGA
- a CDS encoding cysteine desulfurase/sulfurtransferase TusA family protein — protein sequence MAYFDAASAAPLHPVARQALQASLDEGWADPARLYREGRRARLLLDAAREAAADAVGCRPDELVFTSSGTRAVHSGIEGALAGRRRVGRHLIVSAVEHSSVLHSAEVHEAAGGTVTHVPVDRAGAVSPSAYADALRPDTALACLQSANHEVGTEQPVAAVAQACRAAGVPLLVDAAQSLGWGRIEGDWSLLTASAHKWGGPSGVGLLVVRKGVRFAPQGPLDERESGRAAGFENIPAVVAAAAALRAVRAQAAVEAARLRELTDRIRARVPELVPDVEVVGDPVGRLPGVVTFSCLYVDGESLLHELDRAGFSVSSGSSCTSSTLTPSHVLKAMGVLSEGNVRVSLPPGTPSEDVDRFLSVLPAAVSAVREKLGAPTAPRTASTTSGSLVLDALGKLCPIPVIELAGVIGDVPLGGTVRVLADDEAARLDIPAWCEMRGQEYVGEEPADQGSVYVVRRVS from the coding sequence GTGGCCTACTTCGACGCTGCTTCCGCGGCTCCTCTCCATCCCGTCGCCCGACAGGCCCTGCAGGCCTCGCTCGACGAGGGCTGGGCCGACCCGGCCCGGCTCTACCGCGAGGGCCGGCGGGCCCGGCTTTTGCTCGACGCGGCCCGCGAGGCGGCCGCCGACGCGGTGGGCTGCCGCCCGGACGAACTGGTCTTCACCAGCTCCGGCACCCGCGCGGTGCACTCCGGCATCGAGGGCGCACTGGCGGGCCGTCGACGGGTCGGACGCCACCTGATCGTGTCAGCCGTCGAACATTCGTCGGTACTCCATTCGGCGGAGGTCCACGAGGCGGCGGGCGGCACGGTGACCCACGTCCCGGTCGACCGCGCGGGCGCGGTGTCCCCTTCCGCGTACGCCGACGCCCTGCGCCCCGACACCGCGCTCGCCTGCCTGCAGTCCGCCAACCACGAGGTGGGTACGGAGCAGCCGGTGGCGGCGGTCGCACAGGCGTGCAGGGCGGCGGGGGTGCCGCTGCTGGTGGACGCGGCGCAGTCGCTGGGCTGGGGGCGGATCGAGGGCGACTGGTCCCTGTTGACGGCAAGTGCCCACAAATGGGGCGGCCCTTCGGGGGTCGGGCTCCTCGTCGTACGCAAGGGAGTGCGGTTCGCCCCTCAAGGGCCGCTGGACGAACGGGAGTCGGGGCGGGCGGCCGGTTTCGAGAACATCCCGGCCGTGGTGGCCGCGGCGGCCGCGCTGCGTGCCGTGCGCGCGCAGGCGGCCGTGGAGGCGGCGCGGCTGCGGGAACTGACGGACCGGATCCGGGCGCGGGTCCCGGAACTGGTCCCGGACGTGGAGGTGGTCGGCGACCCGGTCGGCCGGCTGCCGGGGGTCGTCACCTTCTCCTGTCTCTACGTCGACGGGGAGTCGCTCCTGCACGAACTGGACCGGGCGGGCTTCTCGGTCTCCTCGGGTTCGTCGTGCACGAGCAGCACGCTCACCCCCAGCCATGTCCTGAAGGCGATGGGCGTACTCAGTGAGGGCAACGTCCGGGTGTCGCTGCCGCCGGGCACGCCGTCCGAGGACGTGGACCGGTTCCTGTCGGTCCTTCCGGCGGCGGTCTCCGCGGTGCGCGAGAAGCTCGGCGCTCCGACGGCCCCTCGGACGGCGTCCACCACTTCCGGTTCCCTCGTCCTGGACGCCCTCGGCAAGCTCTGTCCGATCCCGGTCATCGAACTGGCCGGGGTCATCGGCGACGTGCCCCTCGGCGGCACCGTCCGCGTGCTGGCGGACGACGAGGCGGCCCGCCTGGACATCCCGGCGTGGTGCGAGATGCGGGGTCAGGAGTACGTCGGGGAGGAGCCGGCGGACCAGGGCTCGGTCTACGTGGTCCGCCGGGTGTCCTGA
- a CDS encoding carbohydrate kinase family protein yields the protein MRIAVTGSIATDHLMTFPGRFADQLVADQLHTVSLSFLVDNLDVRRGGVGANIAFGMGQLGTRPILVGAAGSDFDEYRAWLDRHGVDTGSVRISEVLHTARFVCTTDADHNQIGSFYTGAMSEARLIELKAVADRVDGLDLVLIGADDPEAMLRHTEECRSRSIPFAADFSQQIARMNGDEIRILLDGATYLFSNEYEKGLIESKTGWSDSEILSKVGHRVTTLGARGVRIERVGEEPVEVGCPDEDRKADPTGVGDAFRAGFLSGLAWGVSLERAAQVGCMLATLVIETVGTQEYQLRRAHFMDRFTKAYGDDAALEVRAHLV from the coding sequence GTGCGTATCGCAGTCACCGGCTCCATCGCCACCGACCACCTCATGACCTTCCCCGGCCGTTTCGCCGACCAGCTGGTCGCGGACCAGCTGCACACGGTCTCCCTGTCCTTCCTCGTCGACAACCTCGACGTGCGCAGGGGCGGCGTCGGCGCGAACATCGCCTTCGGTATGGGTCAGCTGGGCACCAGGCCGATCCTGGTCGGGGCCGCGGGCTCCGACTTCGACGAATACCGCGCGTGGCTGGACCGCCACGGCGTCGACACCGGCTCCGTGCGGATCTCCGAGGTGCTGCACACCGCGCGCTTCGTGTGCACCACGGACGCCGACCACAACCAGATCGGCTCCTTCTACACGGGCGCGATGAGCGAGGCCCGGCTGATCGAGCTGAAGGCGGTCGCCGACCGGGTCGACGGTCTCGACCTCGTTCTCATCGGGGCGGACGACCCCGAGGCGATGCTGCGGCACACCGAGGAGTGCCGGTCCCGCTCGATCCCCTTCGCGGCCGACTTCTCGCAGCAGATCGCCCGCATGAACGGCGACGAGATCCGGATACTGCTGGACGGGGCGACCTACCTCTTCTCGAACGAGTACGAGAAGGGGCTCATCGAGTCCAAGACCGGCTGGAGCGACTCCGAGATCCTCTCCAAGGTCGGCCACCGGGTGACCACCCTCGGCGCGCGGGGCGTGCGCATCGAGCGCGTCGGCGAGGAGCCGGTGGAGGTCGGCTGCCCGGACGAGGACCGCAAGGCCGACCCGACGGGCGTCGGTGACGCGTTCCGCGCGGGCTTCCTGTCCGGGCTCGCCTGGGGCGTCTCCCTGGAGCGCGCCGCCCAGGTCGGCTGCATGCTCGCCACCCTGGTGATCGAGACGGTCGGCACCCAGGAGTACCAGCTGCGCCGCGCCCACTTCATGGACCGGTTCACCAAGGCGTACGGCGACGACGCGGCCCTGGAGGTCAGGGCCCACCTGGTCTAG
- a CDS encoding iron-sulfur cluster assembly accessory protein, translating into MSVSDETTTVSDGIMLSDAAAGKVKALLDQEGREDLALRVAVQPGGCSGLRYQLFFDERSLDGDVVKDFGGVKVVTDRMSAPYLGGASIDFVDTIEKQGFTIDNPNATGSCACGDSFS; encoded by the coding sequence ATGTCCGTATCGGACGAGACCACCACCGTGAGCGACGGCATCATGCTGTCCGACGCCGCCGCGGGCAAGGTCAAGGCCCTGCTCGACCAGGAAGGCCGCGAGGATCTGGCACTGCGTGTCGCCGTTCAGCCCGGCGGCTGCTCCGGCCTGCGCTACCAGCTCTTCTTCGACGAGCGCTCCCTCGACGGCGATGTCGTCAAGGACTTCGGCGGCGTCAAGGTCGTCACCGACCGCATGAGCGCCCCGTACCTGGGCGGCGCCTCGATCGACTTCGTGGACACCATCGAGAAGCAGGGCTTCACGATCGACAACCCGAACGCGACGGGCTCCTGCGCCTGCGGCGACTCCTTCAGCTAG
- the nadA gene encoding quinolinate synthase NadA, with amino-acid sequence MTTAQTQELDVQPTPLALLLLGREADPRSERGVECPGDLPSPSDPDLVERARAAKEKLGDKVFVLGHHYQRDEVIQFADVTGDSFKLARDAAARPEAEYIVFCGVHFMAESADILTSGDQKVVLPDLAAGCSMADMATAEQVAECWDVLTEAGVAEQVVPVSYMNSSADIKAFTGRHGGTICTSSNAQRALEWAFEQGEKVLFLPDQHLGRNTAVRDMGMSLEDCVLYNPHKPNGGLTAQQLRDAKMILWRGHCSVHGRFSLDSVNDVRERIPGVNVLVHPECKHEVVEAADYVGSTEYIIKALEAAPAGSKWAIGTELNLVRRLANRFAPEGKEIVFLDKTVCFCSTMNRIDLPHLVWTLESLAEGNLVNRIEVDRETERFAKLALERMLALP; translated from the coding sequence GTGACCACCGCCCAGACCCAGGAGCTCGACGTACAGCCGACGCCCCTCGCCCTGCTGTTGCTCGGCCGTGAGGCCGACCCGAGGAGCGAGCGCGGCGTCGAGTGCCCCGGCGACCTGCCCTCGCCGTCCGACCCGGACCTGGTGGAACGCGCACGAGCGGCCAAGGAGAAGCTCGGGGACAAGGTCTTCGTGCTCGGCCACCACTACCAGCGCGACGAGGTCATCCAGTTCGCGGACGTGACGGGCGACTCCTTCAAGCTCGCCCGGGACGCGGCCGCGCGCCCCGAGGCCGAGTACATCGTCTTCTGCGGTGTGCACTTCATGGCGGAGTCCGCGGACATCCTCACCTCCGGCGACCAGAAGGTGGTCCTGCCCGACCTCGCCGCCGGCTGCTCCATGGCCGACATGGCGACGGCCGAGCAGGTCGCCGAGTGCTGGGACGTGCTGACCGAGGCCGGGGTGGCCGAACAGGTCGTCCCCGTCTCGTACATGAACTCGTCCGCCGACATCAAGGCGTTCACCGGCAGGCACGGTGGCACGATCTGCACGTCGTCGAACGCGCAGCGGGCCCTGGAGTGGGCCTTCGAGCAGGGCGAGAAGGTCCTCTTCCTCCCCGACCAGCACCTCGGCCGCAACACCGCCGTCCGTGACATGGGGATGTCCCTGGAGGACTGCGTCCTCTACAACCCCCACAAGCCGAACGGCGGCCTGACCGCGCAGCAGCTGCGCGACGCGAAGATGATCCTGTGGCGCGGCCACTGCTCGGTGCACGGCCGCTTCAGCCTGGACTCGGTGAACGACGTGCGCGAGCGCATCCCCGGCGTGAACGTGCTCGTCCACCCGGAGTGCAAGCACGAGGTCGTCGAGGCGGCGGACTACGTCGGCTCCACGGAGTACATCATCAAGGCCCTGGAGGCGGCCCCGGCCGGCTCGAAGTGGGCGATCGGCACGGAGCTGAATCTCGTACGGCGGCTCGCGAACCGTTTCGCCCCCGAGGGCAAGGAGATCGTCTTCCTCGACAAGACGGTCTGCTTCTGCTCGACCATGAACCGCATCGACCTGCCGCACCTGGTGTGGACCCTGGAGTCGCTGGCCGAGGGCAACCTGGTCAACCGCATCGAGGTGGACCGGGAGACGGAACGGTTCGCCAAGCTGGCGCTGGAGCGGATGCTGGCGCTGCCGTAA